One segment of Solanum lycopersicum chromosome 1, SLM_r2.1 DNA contains the following:
- the LOC101257809 gene encoding probable E3 ubiquitin ligase SUD1 isoform X1, with the protein MEIATAVPASNDGGGGGNSPAERSSADAINSSSSPSASSSSGLSTDQVTRKDLNSLASRFDDDEEEEDVCRICRNPGEADNPLRYPCACSGSIKYVHQDCLLQWLNHSNARQCEVCKHAFSFSPVYAENAPARLPFQEFVVGMAMKACHVLQFFLRLSFVLSVWLLIIPFITFWIWRLAFVRSFGEAHRLFLGHLSTTIILTDCLHGFLLSASIVFIFLGATSLRDYFRHLRELGGQEADREDDGDRNAARAPRRPVAPANRNFAADANEEDANGAQGIAGAGQLIRRNAENVAARWEMQAARLEAHVEQMFDGLDDADGAEDVPFDELVGMQGPVFHLVENAFTVLASNMIFLGVVIFVPFSLGRIILYYLSWILSSASNPVLSTVMPLTETALSLANITLKSAWTAVANLTPTANDESSLLGQVTEMLKANATELSEAANNLSTTVSTDLLKGSSVGTSRLSDVTTLAVGYMFIFSLVFFYLGIVALIRYTRGEPLTLGRFYGIASIAETIPSLFRQFVAAMRHLMTMIKVAFLLVIELGVFPLMCGWWLDVCTIRMFGKSITQRVEFFSVSPLASSLVHWVVGIVYMLQISIFVSLLRGVLRNGVLYFLRDPADPNYNPFRDLIDDPVHKHARRVLLSVAVYGSLIVMLVYLPVKLAMRMAPSIFPLDISVSDPFTEIPADMLLFQICIPFAIEHFKLRTTIKSLLRYWFTAVGWSLGLTDFLLPRPEDNGRQENGNGDQGRQDRFQAPHGVPDRALVGFAPDNRARHAAASSNFVEDYDNEEQADPDRYAFVLRIVLLLVVAWMTLLLFNSALIIVPISLGRALFNSLPLLPITHGIKCNDLYAFVIGSYAIWTAIAGARYSIDQVRTRRVAALMNQIWKWCVIVLKSSALLSIWIFIIPVLIGLLFELLVIVPMRVPIDESPVFLLYQDWALGLIFLKIWTRLVMLDHMMPLVDESWRLKFERVRENGFSRLQGFWVLREIVLPIIMKLLTALCVPYVLARGVFPILGYPLLVNSAVYRYAWIGCLGFSLFCFCAKRFHVWFTNLHNSIRDDRYLIGRRLHNFGEEVLQRHNEVEVGGEGEIPLLNGDVEEVADIGLRHRRGIMQDA; encoded by the exons ATGGAGATCGCAACGGCGGTGCCGGCGTCGAACGATGGTGGCGGTGGTGGAAATTCTCCGGCGGAACGCTCCTCCGCCGATGCGATCAATTCGTCTTCATCGCCGTCTGCATCTTCTTCCTCAGGGTTGTCTACGGACCAGGTGACACGTAAAGATTTGAATTCTTTGGCCAGCAGGTTCGATGATGACGAAGAAGAAGAGGATGTTTGTCGGATCTGTCGGAACCCTGGTGAAGCCGATAATCCTCTCCGGTATCCTTGTGCTTGCAGTGGTAGTATTAAGTATGTTCACCAGGATTGTTTACTTCAATGGCTTAATCACAGTAACGCTCGCCAATGCGAG GTATGCAAACATGCATTCTCATTTTCACCAGTTTATGCTGAGAACGCTCCGGCTAGGCTCCCTTTTCAAGAATTCGTGGTTGGGATGGCAATGAAAGCATGCCATGTCCTGCAATTTTTCCTACGTCTTAGCTTTGTTCTTTCTGTATGGCTGCTCATAATACCGTTCATTACATTCTGGATATGGCGGTTGGCTTTTGTTAGAAGTTTTGGAGAAGCTCATAGACTATTCTTGGGTCACTTATCCACGACCATCATTCTTACCGACTGTCTGCATGGATTTCTGCTCTCTGCTAGCATTGTTTTCATCTTTCTTGGGGCAACTTCATTGAGGGATTACTTCAGACATTTGCGCGAACTTGGGGGCCAGGAAGCTGACAGGGAAGATGATGGGGACAGAAATGCAGCCCGTGCTCCAAGAAGACCTGTTGCTCCTGCAAACAGAAATTTTGCTGCTGATGCAAATGAGGAAGATGCTAATGGTGCACAAGGAATTGCTGGAGCTGGTCAGTTAATCCGGAGAAACGCTGAAAATGTTGCCGCTCGTTGGGAGATGCAGGCAGCACGGCTTGAGGCTCATGTTGAACAGATGTTTGATGGTTTAGATGATGCTGATGGTGCAGAGGATGTACCTTTTGATGAGCTTGTTGGCATGCAGGGTCCTGTTTTTCATCTGGTTGAAAATGCATTTACT GTTCTTGCCAGTAATATGATATTTCTTGGAGTTGTGATCTTTGTTCCCTTTTCATTAGGACGAATTATACTCTATTATTTGTCTTGGATTTTGTCCTCTGCAAGCAATCCAGTATTATCAACTGTTATGCCACTTACTGAAACAGCACTTTCCTTGGCCAATATTACTTTGAAGAGTGCATGGACTGCTGTCGCGAATTTAACTCCCACTGCTAATGATGAGAGCAGTTTACTTGGTCAAGTCACTGAAATGTTGAAAGCAAATGCCACTGAATTGAGTGAGGCAGCAAACAATCTCAGCACAACAGTGTCGACTGATCTTTTGAAAGGGTCATCTGTTGGAACATCCAGACTTTCGGATGTTACAACTCTTGCTGTTGGCTacatgtttatattttctctaGTCTTTTTTTACCTTGGGATTGTAGCTTTAATCCGGTACACCAGGGGAGAGCCTTTGACGTTGGGAAGATTCTATGGTATCGCTTCCATTGCAGAAACCATCCCCTCCCTCTTTAGACAATTTGTAGCAGCTATGAGGCATCTGATGACTATGATTAAGGTTGCTTTCCTCCTTGTTATCGAACTTGGTGTTTTCCCTTTGATGTGTGGATGGTGGCTGGATGTTTGCACCATTAGAATGTTTGGGAAGTCGATCACACAAAGGGTGGAATTTTTTTCAGTATCTCCATTGGCAAGCTCATTAGTTCATTGGGTTGTAGGAATTGTCTACATGCTACAAATAAGTATCTTTGTTAGCCTTCTTCGAGGG GTCTTGCGTAATGGGGTGCTTTACTTTCTTCGAGATCCAGCAGATCCCAACTACAACCCGTTCCGTGATTTGATTGATGATCCTGTACATAAGCATGCTCGTCGAGTTCTTTTGTCTGTTGCAGTCTATGGAAGCTTAATAGTGATGCTCGTGTATCTGCCTGTCAAACTTGCCATGCGAATGGCTCCATCCATTTTCCCACTTGATATCTC TGTATCTGATCCATTTACTGAAATACCTGCTGACATGCTTCTCTTCCAAATCTGTATTCCCTTTGCGATTGAGCATTTTAAGTTGCGTACAACAATCAAATCTCTGCTCCGATATTGGTTTACTGCAGTGGGCTGGTCTCTTGGTCTAACTGATTTCTTACTGCCCCGACCTGAGGATAATGGTAGACAAGAGAATGGAAATGGTGACCAAGGAAGGCAGGACAGGTTTCAAGCTCCGCATGGTGTACCAGATCGGGCCTTGGTAGGGTTTGCTCCTGATAACAGAGCTAGGCATGCAGCAGCTAGTTCCAACTTCGTAGAAGACTATGACAATGAAGAACAGGCGGATCCCGA CAGGTACGCCTTTGTGCTCCGTATTGTGCTGTTGCTTGTTGTGGCGTGGATGACTCTCCTACTTTTTAATTCTGCCCTCATCATCGTACCGATTTCACTTGGACGTGCGCTCTTCAATTCCCTCCCATTGCTTCCAATAACTCATGGAATCAAGTGCAATG ATTTGTATGCATTTGTAATTGGAAGTTATGCAATTTGGACTGCCATTGCTGGAGCGAGGTACTCAATCGATCAAGTTAGAACTAGGAGGGTTGCAGCTTTGATGAACCAAATATGGAAATGGTGTGTCATTGTTCTGAAGAGTTCTGCACTGTTGTCAATATGG ATATTTATTATTCCTGTGTTAATTGGTCTGCTTTTTGAACTTCTGGTCATTGTGCCAATGCGAGTCCCCATTGATGAAAGTCCAGTCTTCCTTCTTTATCAAGATTGGGCTTTAGGACTAATCTTTCTAAAGATCTGGACCAGGCTG GTTATGCTAGATCATATGATGCCACTGGTCGATGAGAGCTGGCGACTGAAATTTGAGAGGGTGAGGGAGAATGGTTTCTCTAGGTTGCAAGGCTTTTGGGTGCTTCGGGAGATAGTCCTTCCTATCATCATGAAGCTGCTTACAGCATTGTGTGTTCCATACGTTTTGGCCAGGGGTGTGTTCCCAATACTTGGTTACCCTTTGCTTGTGAACTCTGCCGTTTACCGATATGCTTGGATTGGGTGTCTTGGTTTCAG
- the LOC101257809 gene encoding probable E3 ubiquitin ligase SUD1 isoform X2, which yields MEIATAVPASNDGGGGGNSPAERSSADAINSSSSPSASSSSGLSTDQVTRKDLNSLASRFDDDEEEEDVCRICRNPGEADNPLRYPCACSGSIKYVHQDCLLQWLNHSNARQCEVCKHAFSFSPVYAENAPARLPFQEFVVGMAMKACHVLQFFLRLSFVLSVWLLIIPFITFWIWRLAFVRSFGEAHRLFLGHLSTTIILTDCLHGFLLSASIVFIFLGATSLRDYFRHLRELGGQEADREDDGDRNAARAPRRPVAPANRNFAADANEEDANGAQGIAGAGQLIRRNAENVAARWEMQAARLEAHVEQMFDGLDDADGAEDVPFDELVGMQGPVFHLVENAFTVLASNMIFLGVVIFVPFSLGRIILYYLSWILSSASNPVLSTVMPLTETALSLANITLKSAWTAVANLTPTANDESSLLGQVTEMLKANATELSEAANNLSTTVSTDLLKGSSVGTSRLSDVTTLAVGYMFIFSLVFFYLGIVALIRYTRGEPLTLGRFYGIASIAETIPSLFRQFVAAMRHLMTMIKVAFLLVIELGVFPLMCGWWLDVCTIRMFGKSITQRVEFFSVSPLASSLVHWVVGIVYMLQISIFVSLLRGVLRNGVLYFLRDPADPNYNPFRDLIDDPVHKHARRVLLSVAVYGSLIVMLVYLPVKLAMRMAPSIFPLDISVSDPFTEIPADMLLFQICIPFAIEHFKLRTTIKSLLRYWFTAVGWSLGLTDFLLPRPEDNGRQENGNGDQGRQDRFQAPHGVPDRALVGFAPDNRARHAAASSNFVEDYDNEEQADPEYAFVLRIVLLLVVAWMTLLLFNSALIIVPISLGRALFNSLPLLPITHGIKCNDLYAFVIGSYAIWTAIAGARYSIDQVRTRRVAALMNQIWKWCVIVLKSSALLSIWIFIIPVLIGLLFELLVIVPMRVPIDESPVFLLYQDWALGLIFLKIWTRLVMLDHMMPLVDESWRLKFERVRENGFSRLQGFWVLREIVLPIIMKLLTALCVPYVLARGVFPILGYPLLVNSAVYRYAWIGCLGFSLFCFCAKRFHVWFTNLHNSIRDDRYLIGRRLHNFGEEVLQRHNEVEVGGEGEIPLLNGDVEEVADIGLRHRRGIMQDA from the exons ATGGAGATCGCAACGGCGGTGCCGGCGTCGAACGATGGTGGCGGTGGTGGAAATTCTCCGGCGGAACGCTCCTCCGCCGATGCGATCAATTCGTCTTCATCGCCGTCTGCATCTTCTTCCTCAGGGTTGTCTACGGACCAGGTGACACGTAAAGATTTGAATTCTTTGGCCAGCAGGTTCGATGATGACGAAGAAGAAGAGGATGTTTGTCGGATCTGTCGGAACCCTGGTGAAGCCGATAATCCTCTCCGGTATCCTTGTGCTTGCAGTGGTAGTATTAAGTATGTTCACCAGGATTGTTTACTTCAATGGCTTAATCACAGTAACGCTCGCCAATGCGAG GTATGCAAACATGCATTCTCATTTTCACCAGTTTATGCTGAGAACGCTCCGGCTAGGCTCCCTTTTCAAGAATTCGTGGTTGGGATGGCAATGAAAGCATGCCATGTCCTGCAATTTTTCCTACGTCTTAGCTTTGTTCTTTCTGTATGGCTGCTCATAATACCGTTCATTACATTCTGGATATGGCGGTTGGCTTTTGTTAGAAGTTTTGGAGAAGCTCATAGACTATTCTTGGGTCACTTATCCACGACCATCATTCTTACCGACTGTCTGCATGGATTTCTGCTCTCTGCTAGCATTGTTTTCATCTTTCTTGGGGCAACTTCATTGAGGGATTACTTCAGACATTTGCGCGAACTTGGGGGCCAGGAAGCTGACAGGGAAGATGATGGGGACAGAAATGCAGCCCGTGCTCCAAGAAGACCTGTTGCTCCTGCAAACAGAAATTTTGCTGCTGATGCAAATGAGGAAGATGCTAATGGTGCACAAGGAATTGCTGGAGCTGGTCAGTTAATCCGGAGAAACGCTGAAAATGTTGCCGCTCGTTGGGAGATGCAGGCAGCACGGCTTGAGGCTCATGTTGAACAGATGTTTGATGGTTTAGATGATGCTGATGGTGCAGAGGATGTACCTTTTGATGAGCTTGTTGGCATGCAGGGTCCTGTTTTTCATCTGGTTGAAAATGCATTTACT GTTCTTGCCAGTAATATGATATTTCTTGGAGTTGTGATCTTTGTTCCCTTTTCATTAGGACGAATTATACTCTATTATTTGTCTTGGATTTTGTCCTCTGCAAGCAATCCAGTATTATCAACTGTTATGCCACTTACTGAAACAGCACTTTCCTTGGCCAATATTACTTTGAAGAGTGCATGGACTGCTGTCGCGAATTTAACTCCCACTGCTAATGATGAGAGCAGTTTACTTGGTCAAGTCACTGAAATGTTGAAAGCAAATGCCACTGAATTGAGTGAGGCAGCAAACAATCTCAGCACAACAGTGTCGACTGATCTTTTGAAAGGGTCATCTGTTGGAACATCCAGACTTTCGGATGTTACAACTCTTGCTGTTGGCTacatgtttatattttctctaGTCTTTTTTTACCTTGGGATTGTAGCTTTAATCCGGTACACCAGGGGAGAGCCTTTGACGTTGGGAAGATTCTATGGTATCGCTTCCATTGCAGAAACCATCCCCTCCCTCTTTAGACAATTTGTAGCAGCTATGAGGCATCTGATGACTATGATTAAGGTTGCTTTCCTCCTTGTTATCGAACTTGGTGTTTTCCCTTTGATGTGTGGATGGTGGCTGGATGTTTGCACCATTAGAATGTTTGGGAAGTCGATCACACAAAGGGTGGAATTTTTTTCAGTATCTCCATTGGCAAGCTCATTAGTTCATTGGGTTGTAGGAATTGTCTACATGCTACAAATAAGTATCTTTGTTAGCCTTCTTCGAGGG GTCTTGCGTAATGGGGTGCTTTACTTTCTTCGAGATCCAGCAGATCCCAACTACAACCCGTTCCGTGATTTGATTGATGATCCTGTACATAAGCATGCTCGTCGAGTTCTTTTGTCTGTTGCAGTCTATGGAAGCTTAATAGTGATGCTCGTGTATCTGCCTGTCAAACTTGCCATGCGAATGGCTCCATCCATTTTCCCACTTGATATCTC TGTATCTGATCCATTTACTGAAATACCTGCTGACATGCTTCTCTTCCAAATCTGTATTCCCTTTGCGATTGAGCATTTTAAGTTGCGTACAACAATCAAATCTCTGCTCCGATATTGGTTTACTGCAGTGGGCTGGTCTCTTGGTCTAACTGATTTCTTACTGCCCCGACCTGAGGATAATGGTAGACAAGAGAATGGAAATGGTGACCAAGGAAGGCAGGACAGGTTTCAAGCTCCGCATGGTGTACCAGATCGGGCCTTGGTAGGGTTTGCTCCTGATAACAGAGCTAGGCATGCAGCAGCTAGTTCCAACTTCGTAGAAGACTATGACAATGAAGAACAGGCGGATCCCGA GTACGCCTTTGTGCTCCGTATTGTGCTGTTGCTTGTTGTGGCGTGGATGACTCTCCTACTTTTTAATTCTGCCCTCATCATCGTACCGATTTCACTTGGACGTGCGCTCTTCAATTCCCTCCCATTGCTTCCAATAACTCATGGAATCAAGTGCAATG ATTTGTATGCATTTGTAATTGGAAGTTATGCAATTTGGACTGCCATTGCTGGAGCGAGGTACTCAATCGATCAAGTTAGAACTAGGAGGGTTGCAGCTTTGATGAACCAAATATGGAAATGGTGTGTCATTGTTCTGAAGAGTTCTGCACTGTTGTCAATATGG ATATTTATTATTCCTGTGTTAATTGGTCTGCTTTTTGAACTTCTGGTCATTGTGCCAATGCGAGTCCCCATTGATGAAAGTCCAGTCTTCCTTCTTTATCAAGATTGGGCTTTAGGACTAATCTTTCTAAAGATCTGGACCAGGCTG GTTATGCTAGATCATATGATGCCACTGGTCGATGAGAGCTGGCGACTGAAATTTGAGAGGGTGAGGGAGAATGGTTTCTCTAGGTTGCAAGGCTTTTGGGTGCTTCGGGAGATAGTCCTTCCTATCATCATGAAGCTGCTTACAGCATTGTGTGTTCCATACGTTTTGGCCAGGGGTGTGTTCCCAATACTTGGTTACCCTTTGCTTGTGAACTCTGCCGTTTACCGATATGCTTGGATTGGGTGTCTTGGTTTCAG